A region of Corynebacterium glucuronolyticum DSM 44120 DNA encodes the following proteins:
- the secY gene encoding preprotein translocase subunit SecY, with protein sequence MSAILQAFKDPDLRKKLLFTLVMIILYRVGAQIPSPGVDYVSIAGKLNELTEGQSDVYSMINLFSGGALLKLSVFAIGIMPYITASIIVQLLTVVIPKFEELKKEGQSGQTKMTQYTRYLTVALALLQSSGIVALAARGQLLGPQVRVLREGHNIWDLIILVVCMTAGAVLVMWMGELITEKGIGNGMSLLIFAGIATRLPRDGANIFQSSGPVVFSTVMVAVIILVVGVVFIEQGQRRIPVQYAKRMIGRRQYGGTSTYLPLKVNQGGVIPVIFASSLIYVPVLITQIVNSGSPTPPDNWWMRNVIAYLHAPSSWQYIVLYFVLIIFFSYFYVSVQYDPYDQAENMKKYGGFIPGIRPGRPTAEYLGFVMNRLLFVGSLYLGIIAILPNIMLDLGVGNLNAGSTPFGGTALLILVSVALTTVKQIESQLLQSNYEGILK encoded by the coding sequence TTGTCTGCCATCCTTCAGGCATTTAAGGACCCTGATCTTCGCAAGAAGCTCCTTTTCACGCTGGTGATGATTATTCTTTACCGCGTGGGCGCTCAGATCCCGTCGCCAGGCGTGGATTATGTGTCCATTGCGGGCAAGTTGAATGAGCTTACGGAGGGACAGTCCGATGTTTACTCGATGATCAACTTGTTCTCTGGCGGTGCATTGCTGAAGCTTTCGGTCTTCGCTATCGGCATTATGCCGTACATTACGGCGTCGATTATCGTGCAGTTGCTCACTGTCGTTATTCCGAAGTTCGAGGAGCTGAAGAAGGAGGGGCAGTCGGGTCAGACAAAGATGACGCAGTACACCCGCTACCTCACCGTGGCGCTCGCTCTCCTGCAGTCGTCGGGCATCGTGGCTCTTGCCGCGCGTGGCCAGCTGCTTGGACCCCAGGTGCGCGTCCTCCGCGAAGGCCACAACATTTGGGACCTCATCATTCTCGTTGTTTGTATGACTGCTGGTGCCGTTCTCGTTATGTGGATGGGTGAGCTCATCACCGAGAAGGGCATCGGAAACGGCATGTCTCTCCTTATTTTCGCGGGTATTGCAACGCGTCTCCCGCGCGATGGTGCCAACATTTTCCAGAGCTCCGGCCCGGTAGTTTTCTCCACCGTCATGGTCGCTGTGATCATCCTGGTGGTTGGTGTGGTCTTCATTGAGCAAGGCCAGCGTCGTATCCCGGTGCAGTACGCAAAGCGCATGATCGGCCGTCGTCAGTACGGTGGTACCTCCACCTACCTGCCTCTGAAGGTAAACCAAGGTGGCGTTATCCCGGTCATCTTCGCTTCCTCACTCATCTACGTTCCCGTGCTGATTACGCAGATTGTGAACTCCGGTTCGCCGACCCCGCCGGACAACTGGTGGATGCGCAACGTGATTGCCTACCTGCACGCTCCGAGCTCTTGGCAGTACATCGTGTTGTACTTCGTCCTCATCATCTTCTTCAGCTATTTCTACGTGTCGGTCCAGTACGATCCGTATGATCAGGCTGAGAACATGAAGAAGTACGGTGGCTTCATCCCGGGTATCCGCCCCGGCCGCCCTACTGCCGAGTACCTTGGTTTCGTCATGAACCGCCTGCTCTTCGTCGGTTCGCTGTACCTCGGTATCATCGCCATTTTGCCGAACATTATGCTTGATCTAGGTGTCGGCAACCTGAACGCGGGCAGCACCCCGTTCGGCGGCACCGCACTCCTCATTCTTGTTTCCGTGGCTCTGACTACCGTGAAGCAGATTGAGTCCCAGCTACTGCAAAGCAACTACGAAGGAATTCTCAAATGA
- a CDS encoding adenylate kinase produces MKIVLLGPPGAGKGTQAALLKDKLGIPHISTGDLFRANIGEGTELGKEAKSYMDAGNLVPTDVTARMLWDRLSHEDAKDGYLLDGFPRTVEQAELLRDHLAENGEEIDAVLSFEVSDDVVVERMLARGRDDDNEATIRNRLKVYHEETQPVADFYGDKLLPVDAEGSVEEINERAMKALGK; encoded by the coding sequence ATGAAAATAGTTCTCCTTGGACCTCCCGGTGCCGGCAAAGGCACGCAAGCAGCCCTGCTGAAGGACAAGCTGGGAATCCCGCATATTTCCACCGGCGACCTGTTCCGCGCCAACATCGGTGAGGGAACCGAGTTGGGCAAGGAAGCTAAGAGCTACATGGATGCCGGCAACCTCGTTCCCACGGACGTGACCGCCCGCATGCTGTGGGATCGTCTCTCCCACGAGGACGCCAAGGACGGCTACCTCCTGGACGGCTTCCCCCGCACTGTTGAGCAGGCTGAGCTTCTTCGCGATCACCTCGCTGAGAATGGTGAAGAGATCGACGCTGTTTTGAGCTTCGAGGTTTCCGACGATGTCGTGGTTGAGCGCATGCTCGCACGTGGCCGTGACGACGACAACGAGGCCACCATCCGCAACCGTCTCAAGGTCTACCACGAGGAGACCCAGCCCGTAGCAGACTTCTACGGCGACAAGCTCCTCCCCGTCGATGCCGAAGGCAGCGTTGAGGAGATCAACGAGCGTGCCATGAAGGCACTGGGCAAGTAG
- a CDS encoding YaaA family protein, which produces MLIVLPPSETKEPGGENDPMDVSFPALDPIRGRLMDEFASIPAEEQLAFLKISPRLIAQAEANLTLREAPTLASIYRYTGVLFDALDAGTLLDPALDRILIGSALFGVTRATDAIPAYRLSGNTTLPGKKTVRSFWGTALTEVLNELPHFIVDMRSGAYRSLGPVKDPAVGVCTVRVETEQPDGTRKVVSHFNKHYKGELARCLATSAEDAHDIDGVAEIAASAGFRVETSPTQLTLITS; this is translated from the coding sequence ATGCTCATCGTCCTTCCGCCTAGCGAAACAAAAGAACCCGGCGGGGAAAACGACCCCATGGATGTGTCCTTTCCTGCCCTCGACCCGATCCGGGGTCGCCTCATGGATGAGTTCGCCTCCATCCCCGCAGAGGAGCAGCTGGCGTTCCTGAAAATCAGCCCCCGACTCATTGCTCAGGCGGAGGCCAACCTCACACTCCGGGAGGCGCCCACCCTCGCCTCCATCTACCGCTACACGGGCGTGCTTTTCGACGCCCTGGATGCCGGCACCCTCCTCGACCCCGCCCTCGACCGCATCCTCATCGGCTCCGCCCTCTTCGGCGTCACCCGCGCCACAGATGCGATCCCTGCCTACCGACTGTCCGGCAACACGACACTGCCTGGGAAGAAAACCGTCAGATCTTTCTGGGGCACAGCCCTTACAGAGGTCCTCAACGAGCTCCCCCATTTCATCGTCGACATGCGCTCCGGTGCGTACCGCTCGCTCGGTCCGGTGAAGGATCCGGCGGTTGGCGTATGCACCGTCCGCGTGGAAACGGAGCAACCCGATGGGACGCGGAAGGTCGTCAGCCACTTCAACAAGCACTACAAAGGCGAACTCGCCCGTTGTCTCGCCACCTCCGCCGAAGACGCACATGACATCGACGGCGTTGCCGAGATCGCAGCCTCTGCCGGTTTCCGCGTGGAGACCTCCCCCACCCAGCTGACGCTCATCACGTCCTAG
- the map gene encoding type I methionyl aminopeptidase produces the protein MGFRRNKKIVARTPQELDAMQAAGEIVGEALIACQEAAKPGVSTLELDVIAEKTIRAAGATPTFKGYAGFPGSICASVNDIIVHGIPDEETVLKDGDLISIDCGATYKGWVGDSALTVEVGTVAADAKALNEATEWVLMEGMQAMVPGNRLTDVSHALEMATRAAEKKWGYNFGIVDGYGGHGIGHEMHEDPYLANEGRAGRGPLIQEGSVLAIEPMLTLGSVDSVVFDDDWTVASIDGSWAAHWEHTVAATADGPRILTPRKN, from the coding sequence GTGGGTTTTAGGCGGAACAAGAAGATCGTTGCGAGGACGCCGCAGGAGTTAGATGCGATGCAGGCTGCCGGCGAGATCGTCGGCGAGGCACTGATTGCGTGCCAGGAGGCTGCAAAGCCGGGTGTGTCCACGCTCGAGCTTGATGTCATCGCGGAGAAAACGATCCGCGCAGCTGGTGCGACACCGACGTTCAAGGGCTACGCCGGTTTCCCCGGTTCCATCTGCGCGTCGGTGAATGACATCATCGTTCACGGCATTCCGGACGAGGAGACGGTGCTGAAAGATGGCGACCTGATCTCCATCGATTGCGGTGCCACGTACAAGGGGTGGGTGGGTGATTCCGCTCTCACCGTCGAGGTGGGTACGGTCGCTGCCGACGCGAAGGCGCTCAACGAGGCCACTGAGTGGGTGCTCATGGAGGGCATGCAGGCCATGGTTCCGGGGAATCGGCTTACCGACGTATCCCACGCGCTTGAGATGGCAACCCGTGCGGCGGAGAAGAAGTGGGGCTACAACTTCGGCATTGTCGACGGCTATGGTGGTCACGGTATCGGGCACGAAATGCACGAGGATCCGTACCTGGCTAATGAGGGCCGCGCAGGTCGTGGTCCGCTCATCCAGGAGGGTTCTGTGCTGGCCATCGAGCCGATGCTGACGCTGGGGTCGGTCGACTCTGTTGTCTTTGACGACGACTGGACGGTGGCTTCCATCGACGGTTCCTGGGCGGCTCACTGGGAGCACACCGTTGCCGCTACGGCCGATGGCCCTCGAATCCTCACCCCTCGGAAAAATTAA
- a CDS encoding L,D-transpeptidase, whose translation MTGKHRLKSAAPRRSTAALAAAATASALLTQPAAASAQDLGSSNIAAGIDQLNKDIRNNAWQTRNNLVNQANAVLPAPHNQNVKTLIDGGVNLLFPGLVEQKLAEKRAAEEAAARAEAERVAAEQARIEAERSEAARREFLNIPEGVCPPAAKACIDIEGNRAWLQENGRITYGPVPASAGADGHDTPQGMMTVNRKIKDEVSREFGNASMPYAVYFTYNGIAFHAGSPYILSHGCVHLNYGDAKAFFENLNIGDRVYAFGDKTYGYPNGPI comes from the coding sequence ATGACTGGGAAGCATCGTTTGAAGAGCGCAGCACCGCGCCGCTCCACGGCTGCACTTGCAGCTGCAGCGACAGCGAGCGCGCTGCTCACGCAACCGGCAGCTGCATCCGCGCAGGATCTTGGATCGTCCAACATCGCCGCAGGCATCGACCAGCTGAACAAGGACATCCGCAATAACGCCTGGCAGACACGCAACAACCTGGTCAACCAGGCAAATGCTGTTTTGCCTGCACCCCACAACCAGAACGTCAAGACCCTGATTGATGGTGGCGTGAACCTCCTGTTCCCAGGGCTCGTTGAGCAGAAGCTGGCTGAGAAGCGAGCTGCCGAAGAGGCAGCTGCACGTGCAGAGGCAGAGCGCGTCGCAGCGGAGCAAGCTCGCATTGAAGCTGAGCGTTCCGAGGCAGCCCGGCGCGAGTTCCTCAACATTCCCGAGGGCGTATGCCCGCCTGCAGCCAAGGCCTGCATCGATATCGAGGGCAACCGTGCATGGTTGCAGGAGAACGGTCGCATCACATATGGCCCGGTTCCGGCATCAGCGGGTGCCGATGGCCACGACACCCCGCAGGGCATGATGACGGTGAACCGCAAGATCAAGGACGAGGTGTCCCGCGAATTCGGTAACGCCTCGATGCCTTACGCCGTCTACTTCACGTACAACGGCATTGCGTTCCACGCAGGCTCCCCCTACATCCTTTCGCACGGCTGCGTCCACCTCAATTACGGTGATGCGAAGGCGTTCTTCGAGAACCTGAACATCGGCGATCGCGTGTACGCCTTTGGTGACAAGACCTACGGTTACCCGAACGGTCCCATCTAA